The DNA sequence AGTTGGGCATTGCGTGTTTTGCAATGAGACGGTGCGAAGCTTATGAACATTACAGCAGCAGACCTTACAGATGCTTTCAGTTGGTTTACCAAGCACTAGAGAGACACAAAAGGCGACATGCAAGCATTCAACGCAAAGGCAACAGTCCGctgctttgtcttttgcCCCCAGCTCTTACATCGGTAATATTGAAGcagatggccaagctggcgTGTACTGACCCTGCCATATCGCCCCAAGCTAAACTGGACATCGAGACGGAAGCTCTAGCAGAGCGGACCAGCAGGATCCTGGAAAATTGATGGGAGCTAAACCCGAAGACGAGGACCATATTTTCGACAGTCTCAATCAAGAGTAGAGATGCATGGCTTTGCAAGAACTGGAACTCATGTCTGAGAAGTGGCATACGTCCTCCACCTAGTACCCATCACTGGGTCAGGACCGGGAGAAAGAATCGAGCAGCGAAAAATGAGGAGGAATCGACACCAGCATGTCCAAGCACGTCTTGCCGCGCGCTTTATCTGTGAGGACGAAAGCTGGGGGTTAGCAACCGGAGCAATTCGAAGCCTCGACTGGTGTGTCTTTTATTCTCCCTACAGTCTTGAAGGCTGCTTGGTGCTAACGCGTCTTGATCCAGGCCAACCTCCCGAGTCGATCAAGGTCATATATTACAACTACGAGCTTGACTTTGCCGAAATCGAGACGCTTCGTCCTGTGAATCACTATGCCCTGATGAGCAGTTCGTGTGCGACTCGGCTGCAGCTTTGCCGGTCATTGAACATTGAGCATTCTCACGCAACCTTTTGCTCTCGATAGAGTTATGAGCGAACATCTGCATTAACTCTCTTCAGGCGGTTCAGTTATTCTTCACTCATCTATCCACTCGCCTTCTCGCCCATCCTATCATCTGCGCCCATCCTATCTTCCATCCTCTCATATAGTATTCCATTCATCTACACAAAATGGACAGGAGACTGGCATGGATGTCGTTCCCGCCTATCGGTCTCGCGAAAAAGCTAAGAACATCCGGATAGGAGCGATCATAGTCAATACTTTTGCCTGGACCAAGTGCTTACTACCGTTAACAATTTGATACTGGATGTCTTTTATTCCCCGATAAAAGAGAAACTGCAACTTAATCGCCTCGTCGTGTGGTTTGCAGATATAGCTGCTCCTTCCTTTTGGAGAAGTTGCTAGCAGAATACTGGAGTTTCCAACGATTGTCTCACGTGGATACGACACGTCAGACAAATGAAGAGCTGAATACAGATATACCGAACGttgacaaaaagaaaatatggAATAGAGGGGCTTCAACGGCAAGAGACCGATCATGCATCACCATATTGACCACATGGCTGCAAAAGGACATAAGGCTTCGCAAAGAACTTGACAGCGCGGTACATGTGCTACGGTCAAACATCAGATTGGACGATTGGAGGAATAATGAGATGGAGATTTACAGACCTGTCACCAGTAACCACAGCACTACAACAAGAACGCAAactcgagaagaaggctcaTGGAGTCTCGAACGCCGCCTGGCTGAGCGAGAAAAATGACACCAAATAGTTCCGACATCGGCAAACGCAAACTCGCCCAAATCACGATAATCAACAACTTGACCGCATGAGCCAACTTACAAGACCAAATAATGCAAATTTTCGCCCATCGTCACAAACCTCCAATGATCCAACAAGACAAGCAAACATCCCTATAAGAACTATACGACAAAAATGCCAAGTACCGCCGCATAGGAATGGATAATTGAAATGGGCGAGGACGGAACAAAGCAATGGAAATAGGCAACAATGGAAATACTGAGGTTCTTTCTTATCCTTAATAGGCATCTGTACACGTAGCTATCTTGTATACCTATgtaatactattttactaACAGAGACAAAGTGCCAATCACAACTAGAACTACTAGCAGTTAAATGTACCTTCATGTTACATATGGCCTCGCCCCCGCTAGGCAGCCCCTCGCTCAAGCAAATAGCCCGTTAGAATCCTTTGGACATGATAGCTCAGCCCTTGGCCAAGCGTATGGTAACCTATTTGACCAACTATTTAAATGCTTGGCGTGAGGCGGTCTGTTGATTGCCACCAAGCTACAGCGATTTAACAAGGCAGACTTTGATGCAACTCAGCCCAGCCCAACACGAATCAGATCGGCGGCATTCGACGGCTGATCAATGGCGCCCACTGCAATCTGCCTCGCTATAGCGCAGCCAGCCAGTAGGGAATATATAAGATGCTGAGTAGGATCCACGTTGGGCAGCTTACATGTATTTTATGCTTTCGTAACCACCGTCATTGCCATGCCCAGGAACCTTCGCAATGGCGACTCCaacatctgcagcagcggatCGGTTTCGCCTCTTGGTAGAATCATTGCCAGACGAAGAGCGAGAACTCTTCGGATCATGTAGCAATGCAGATAAACTGCTTAACAATATTGAAACCCTGGAAAGCAAAAACCGCAACAAAGGCAAGGACTGGCGGCGCTACATGGAGCTCACTGAGACATTTATCGAAGCCGTACAGCCCATGTTCAAAGTCTTGGACACATTTAATTTGGTCGATCCCACGCAGGTTGCATCACTATGGGGAGGAGTGCGGATTGTACTCCAGGTGATTAATGAGATGGCCTTTCTGACGATGCGCAGATGCTGACGCTGTTCTAGGTTACGATGAATTTTGTCAGCTTCTACGGCAAAATAGCCACGTCGCTGCGTGAAATATCCCACATGGTCCTGTTTTTCAAAGAAGTAAAGGTGAATAACCTAGTATTGGAGTCAGAAACCCTCAAATGCCTTCTAGAGAGCACCTTTGCCGAGATTATCGACTTCCTGGCCGGTATAGTTGGGCTATTTTACACAGGCCAGGGCAGTGCGTCTCCACCCCAACCTCTTTGGTTCCTTTATTCTCTATGGACTGACAAATTAATAGAAGCGAAAAGCCGACTTTGCATTTATAGCGGCGCAGCTCTCAAGCCCTTTCGCTACGACCAGGTTTTGACCCAGCTGAAGGAGTACAGATCTGCAGTAACTTCGGAGCTCATCCGCATCCAAGCGCTCGAGATACATAGTTTTAGTCTCTCTGGAACGCAAATGCAGCGAAAATTTGAGAATGAAAGCAATGGTACGTATGTTAGTTGTGTGCATTCAATTTACTGTCTGACATAATATGCAGAAGCCATGTTGCAGAGGTTCAAGCGGTGGCTTGCTCCAACCACTTACACTTCTCGTTATGAGGATGCACAAAGTCTGCGCACGCCCAGCACTTCCCAGTGGATCTTTGACGATCCAGCTTACAAAAAGTGGCTATCTGTACAAGATGAATCAGCTTTGCTTTGGATTCATGGTGAGCTGATTTACTGCATCTCTTACGACTAACCATACTCTAACTCACCGTGCCATTGCTAGGAAAACCTGGTGCTGGGAAAACAATATTAGCTGCCACTCTTGTCGAGCATCTCAAAGACGTGGATGCAAATACattctacttcttcttcgactctCTTCAATCATCGTCCAAGGCAAGTTTGGATGCATACGCTGCGATCCTGTCGCAAATTCTTCACAAGAATCCATCGAATTCGCAAATTTTGGATCTCATCAACTTCGCAATACACTTTGCCACGGATGGCCAGCCAAGGGCAACGGTCAAAGAAGCGGCCGATCTTCTTGAGCTCTGTCTTCAGCTCACTGAGTTTGAGGGTATGACGCTAGTTTTGGATGGTCTCGATGAATGTGCAGACGCGCCAAAGGAATTGATACCATTAATAAGAAGGATTAGCTCACAGAACAAAACCCGTCTAATACTACTGGGCCGCTCAACTGTACGTGGCTACCTCAAAGGCATATCTTCCGTTGAAGATTTACCAATTGGCGACTCTAATTTCCACGACATACGAGCCTATATAAAAGATGAACTTGAGGCTTGTATCAACGATGATTTACTGCCCAAGGAACTTGACATCGAAGCAACGGCAGAAAAGTTGAGCCGCCGAGCAGATGCCATGTTTCTCTGGGCGCGCTTGATGATGGCATATTTGGCCTTGCCTAGTTTATTAATGTCTGAGAGGATGGAGGCAATCCGAGAGGTAGATATGCCAGAAGGCCTTGAGATTATGTATGAGCGGATTCTGGTACAGATATACAAGGCAAGCAAAACATCTTTTAAGCTTGCCGCTCACGTATTCACATATCTACTCTACGGTAATCGTGAGCTAAAGGAAAGAGAACTGGAAGATTCCGTCGTTTCGCGCAAACGAGGCGGTATTGATGAGCCATCTAGAAGTTTTCCCAATTTTGTCGATACCATATTGTTAGTTTGCGGTGGTTTCGTGGAGAAATCAAAGCGAGGCAGCTTCCGCTTCGTTCACGCTTCCGTCTACGACTACTTCGAGGCAGAGCCTcagagaagaacaagagggTGCAGTCAGTTCCAGGATCCGATTCTCGTCTCGACTCGTGTGGCGGCGAATCTACGTATAGCGACACAGTGCCTCGAGTATGTCAACTATGCTCTACCTGAGAAAAGACTCGTTCCGCTCGAAACAGCAAGATCTCAGCTTGAGAAACAATTCCCACTTGGTGAATACGCTACCTCTAACTGGTGCACACACATGATTGCGACGAATGGTACCATGATCGAAGTACAGAACGCTTATAAAGAAGCGCCTGATGCTTACGGTGACTTTATCTTGGCGCTATGCCAGCTTCTGTCTCGGCCTCCAACTGTATCTGCATGGATCCAGAGCTGCTATTCGTTCCACCAGGAGCCACCATATCTGTGTTTGATGGAATGGGTAGCACAATCCTCTTTACCTGGTTTCCCATGGCGCCAGTATTCGCCTCGAATCGATGATATTATTCCCGACATTCGAAACTTGGCTCAATATCTCAACCGGGTTATTATAGATTGGAGCGTCCACTTACATGAAGATCCAAGTTGCATATTTGACGAGGTTGCGGCCTTTATAAATTCTGAGTATACGACTAGGCCGTCGGATATCATTGTGAAGAAGCTTACCTCAGCTACTACTCCAGCACCCAATGTTTCTAGTGAACCGCTTCACAGAATTTCCAAGATGATGCccgatggaaagaaagacTATGTGCTAAGCATCTATCCATCAATGTAAGTATCACAAGCCCTAGAGATCTAACTCTTGGATGCTCTTTATTAAACAACCCTTTGTAGTGCATATCTGAAGTGGAGCCGGCATCTTGATTGGGATTCTGATTTTTCTGAAATCGAGCTGTATTCGCAGGGCTGGATCGCACAACTCGAAATTTTCGACATCGACAAAAGCTACGACGAGGCCATTGCATGCTTAGAGATGAACATTGATGCGAAGGAGGTGTTTTTGCAGTTTACCCAGTCACTAATGTGTTCCCCATCCGGGGCCGTCATACAGTTTCCCATTTCTCTGAGTGGTGACGGTCGGGCATTTACCATATTGAGAACAGTCTATAGTCTCAAAGAGACCCCAGACGGACTAGGCGTTGCTTCACATGCACTGGCTTTGAACGCATCCCATAAATTTTGGCAGCCAAAGATATTATCGACGTGGAAGCCTCATGCCAAAATTTTATACCTTTACTGGATCTATTTTGACAATCAGGGGCAGTACCTCTGTTTTGTGGAGCAGTTTCTCGACAGTGATTTGACTGTCAGCGCATTCAGGCACAATCGTATACAAAGTGTCGATACAGCCCCCAAGTTCATAGCCAAGGTCTCGATTCCATTAGGGAGAGGCCTCGTCGAAGGCTACCCGGGTAGGAACCGCAAAGAATTCAAGTTGGCGTTTCATCCATTTGTGGGCGCAATAGTCGTGGCCGGCTGCAAATACTCGGCTTTCCTCTGGAACTTTGACAACCGTCGACCACTTCATCCGCTAAACAGTGATTCGGGCGGAGAGTTGGAGATGTTATCTTTTACTTCCGATGGCAAGTCTGTTGTATGGAAAAGGAGCGGCAACTTGCCATTCGCCATTAGCGTGGAATCGAAGCTACTGCCAAAGCCCCATCAACCGGGGAACCTGTTTGGTCTATCATCCAAATCATCTACCTCGTCTCTGGTGATATCGCGAAAAGCTACGAATAGGGTAAATTTGACCCCAAGAAGGACACcaaatgagaaaaagaatggcGGCCATAAGTCTAGACTGTTGCAACCTCCCTCGCCAGGCTCTTCACACGCTGCTACGTTTCGTGCTGGCGCCGGTGGTGCCATCCGTCCGTACGGCAGTGGGACTCTCACGAATGAGGCCGGCAAAGACGAGAAAGATGTGTTTTTAATGGTATCTGGCAAAAAGGTCATTACTTCACGAGTCCCTTCATCTAAAAGCAATGAAAACGCTGGCACAACCAATGAAAACAACCACGAGAAGCAGCTCGAGCTGCGGAACAACCAGAACTTGATACTAACACGCATTCCAAACTTGGCCTTCAAAGCCGCCACTCCTACTATTGTATTCCccagagaagagggcgatCCAGTCCGCATTGTGTTGGATAAAGATTCTACGATTGCTAATCGGGTAAATCCAAGTCAAGGCTCCAGCAGTGCTAGTGGCAATCTACTGTCGCATCAAAACAGCCCTGTGATTGTTGAAAGACAGTTCAGGTCAATCCAGAGACAAAATCAGTATGGCACACAGAAACCTTTGCTTCTATCCTTACCAGAGCAACCAGAGAACGACGTCGCGCaacttgatgaagatgccgaagCAAACACAGTGGAGACTACAGAAAGGGATAAAAATACATTAGCCACATATGATACAGCCGTAATAACCGGATCGCCGCCCGCGGAAGTTAATGAATGCACGGTTTTAAGCGTACCGTTAGCCCCTAATCCTACAACATCGACTACGGAGAGCTCACACGACAATGCCGGCCCTACGAAAGAGAAGAGTCTTCGAAAGAAGCTTTTTGGAACCTTGCCGAGTTTGCtcagaagaaagaaaaagaaataacatTATAATGCTGGTCTTCTAAAGCAATATTCCACAATTCAATTGCCTTCTTCTAATTGATCCAGAGACATGATTATTGTCATTTAGTAGAACAGTGGCCATATCAAAAGCCCATATGACAATCGGCATGTCTAACACTTCAATATCTTCCTGCAGTATACGCCAGTGTCAAGACTTCGTTGGCCAGGAGGGCTGCTTGCAATTTGCCTTGCTGGCacatattttaataactagtaGAAAGAGGGGTTGCAATTATTTATACAAATCGAATACATTTTGATAGATGATATTACGATGCTGCAAGCGCTTCAGTAATATCCATTGCCACATATTTTGTGACACATAAAAGTGCATTATTTGACACTGGCTAACATACATAAATCGATAAAGAGTACTATAAATCCTTGTATACAAGTTAGAAGCTCGATGATATGTCATCTCATAAAGTCAAATATCTCAAGCGCCTTGAAATATGGCGTGACAAAGTAAAATCCACCGAGGGTAGCATACAATTGACGCCCGCACTATTAgtcaaacaaacaaatatgGGCTCAGAAGTGATTGTCTATGGGACATTTCTTGCAGAATTACTATAAACCCCTCAGATATATCTCGAATCAACAAAGATGCACATACTATTGACACAACCTGAGCAACAAAGTTCAACACTTTGATCAAATTCCAAAACGCTTATGATTTGAGAGGAATGGCGAAGATTATGCTGACTTCGCTTTTGGCAATTGATTGCTTTACAGCAACAAGTTTCGGCGGGTTGGGATTGGGACGTCTTCCCTCAAAACAATGACTGTGGCGGCAGCCCAACTCTAgtccttgatggcaatggACCCAGGGCTGCCAAGACGTAGGCTTTGTAGCTCTATTATTTTTTGTTCTCTTACTGAAATGGCGAGGAACTTGAGATTTTTTCTTCCTACCAGACTGCAATCCTGCCGAGAGCAGACAAGTATTCCCTAGCAACGGAGCatgtttttctttgctgGAGGGTGGCAGCCCTGCTCAATCTTCGATATTATAGTGCCATCTGGCGCTAGGGCGACTTATAACGTCAATGAGAACAACGAGATTGTTCCTGGTGTATTCAAGGATCAGACCGCTTAGGCCTGCTACAACTTGACATCTCGTGGCCGAGGGAATGGCACGGAAACACTCAACAAATAGAATAGGGGAAAATTCGCTCTTTATAATAAGTACTGGGCCTAGTGAATTTGCTGTATTTTCACCCACTATACTCGTTGAAATAAGTTGTATCTAGCTGTGAACAGATTGTTAACAATTATGTATTGTCGCTGAGTTACTAACGCTGTGCGCAGGATGAATAGACTGGCTTTATAGGCAGCAACAAAAGCACACAAGCCCATGATTGGTATACTCCCATTTGCAAAATGGTAAGCAGTAGAGGTTGACATTTCTGCAAGAGAAGCTATGGCGTCGCATAAGATTTTTGATCCACAATCTCTATTCAAATCGTACGTAGCAGGATTCGCCTTATTATATTTGCATGGTATCTGGACCTGCTGTAAACGCGATTCTGCGCTCTTTTGCGCGCCATTAGCACAACTTGGCGAGGAGCGCTCTAAAGTCAAATTGAATATTACCAAGTTTCTAATAACTTAGGGTGTGAGTACAAATACCTACCTACGACGTTCGAACAACTGAGTACAATGgccaactccaactccataTACTTGTATGTAGACATGATTTGCCTCCGTCTATAGCGGGCGTTAGCGTAGACTAATCACACAATCCACACCAACTTTGACAACATCTCACTGGCGCTCTACATAGCGCTCCACTAATCGCTCACTTCAGCGAAGTTTGCATCAAGTTCATTCCTCACTCATTGCAGATTCTCAAACTCTtgacaaaaagcaaatacAAACATGTCAAAACACGCTCCTCCTCCCGGCGCCAAAAGCATCAACGAAATCCTTGACGAAGCCCGTTCTCATCTCATCCGCATTGACCCCGCTCAACTTCTCACAGAGTTGCAAACTCCCGCCTCCCACGGCCCAACACATGTTATAGACATTCGGCCTGCTGCTCAACGCGAGCGAGAAGGTGCTTTTGCATTCCCCAGCACACTTGATACATCTGCTGCGAAACACACAGTCAGCATCATCGAGCGCAACGTGCTGGAGTGGCGACTAGACCCGCAAAACGACTCCCGGATCAAGGAGCTTGTGGATGAGTTTGGCTACGATACGCGGGTAGTCATTACATGCTCAGAGGGTTACACCAGTTCTCTGGCAGCTAGAGAGCTACAGAAGCTGGGCTTATCCAGAGCGACGGATTTAAATGGGGGCTATTGGGCGTGGAAGCGGCATTTGGAGGGTCAAGCAAGCAGCTAAGCTTTCTACACAGGGATGTGTTGTAGCGGGCGAAAAGATGGACGCATTGCTTTTCTGAAGAATTGGAAGTTTGTAACAATCGGTCACTATCGCgagttttattataaagaaCAATACTAAGACTTGGCTGACCAGTGTTGGAATGAAAGAGCTTTATTATGCTTCTGAAAATTTACTTCATGGGAATTGTTGGAAGCTTCCACAAGAGGGGTTCAAGAAGTCATCAAAGCATATTTTTACAATATATTTAAACATATATTGTGCCGATTCCGTCGTTTGCTAGAATGCAGCATATCGAGATCTACAACTAATACAGCCACTAGATCGCTAGCTATCCACACTGACACTAGGGCTCAAAAGGATATTCAATATGTATGACAAAACCATGTGTCTCTTTTTGGTATTCTATCTCCTCTAACGGACAAGTCTTATCTTCGTGAAAGACCTACGCGTAGTCTTTCAAGGATTTGTTTGcctcttgctctcttttaACCCTGATCGGAAGCTATTGCACTGACTTGAGGATGTACGATGCACGATGCGGTCACAATCATGACTGAGTCTCATTAGCTTTATGATGAAAGGAAACAGGAATTCCTGTACAATATTTGATACAGCTTCATTAACGGTTGCGCGTGTAGATGCATTGTCACTTGCTATGGCCTCCCTGCTGACTGTCGTAGGAAATATTAGTTACTAAGAACTACAACTTCGAATACTAGCGTTCAATTTGTCGTTTTTGAGAGGCAGTTTTGGACCGACACGAAAGCTATCGCAATGGAAGCAGTCTTTTATAAGTTGCTTGGTTAGACGTTTCAACTGGCACACTTTGGCACATTACCAATGAGGTTTATCTACCCCTACCTGATTGTGTCATGTAGATATCCGTCACTAGAAGAGGCAAAGGGCATCGAATTATATGAGAAGCCATACAAGGCATGTTTTCCTATGTTTGGGGCTCAACCGTTGTCGCCCACTTTTAAAGAGTTGGCCGCTCATGAGAAAGCCAATCACAGCAATGGAGACTTGATGAAGATAAAAATTAACCGTTTTCAATAATCCCATTGGTGGTTGTTGATCTGGACAGATGCAATATTAACTCTAATAATACTCTCAAAAAACTCGTCGCTTAGATGCGCGTTTGACACATCACGATATTCGTGGCAGGATTCACATCTCGCACTGGTTTGGCTGAGCCCATATCTCTCCAATTTCTGTTACGTACAAAACCCCAATCCCGCCGCGGCTGGGCTAGATCCACGGACCCCAGCCCCACTTACTCGGCTACGCTCCCGAATATCCTATCGTAGACTAAATCCGTGGTAGAGCATCAGGATATCAGAATTATATGTCCATTTCTCCGTATGTCCGCACTCAAGATTCAGGGTAGCAGTAGCCTTATCCTACCGTACACACAGGAAGGTTGACTCAGCACGCGAGCAAATAGCCCAGAGGATATTGTCGGGTCACGCGTAATCCTTGATGTCGTATCCCACGGATATCTCGCGTAAGAAGGGCTGCCACTCATACGGATGCAGCATGATTGTGGCTACTGTTGCTAAGACATTGATAATATTCAGATTTGATGATTTGCTTTGCAAAGGGCGCAAGCTCTCCGCTGTCGGCCCTGTCAGAGTGTAACCGCCACGTTGTCCATGTGCCGTGTCTTGATACAAGCACAACTAGTGTAATCATGGCGTATCACAACAAACTTGCAGGCATATTTGAGGATTACATTTGAGCAGAACAAAAAGTGTTTGATTACAATTGCTTCTTgatataataaagtttattcTTCGAGTCAAGTTGATGTGTTGTTTGGTGTGTTGCATTGTCATATATAAGAAAGGCAAATGCATGTGTGAAGGATGGGGGCATAGCTATTGGAATCCTCCAGGATCGGCACTTAATGCATGtgattttatatatacaccTTTTGCGAATAAACatccccccctctttccATTCAACTGGATCAGTCTTTTTCAAGTGGACCTGCACTACGTCGTCCTCTCGTACACCGACGTTTCCCGGGGACACAGGGATGATGGTCAATATAGCCTCCACAGAAACACGACAAAGCTCTGACTTGGGCTtgttgagatgatggataTGGCCTCCTCTCATCCGAAGCTAATGCTAGTGTTGGCTGGATACCCCAGATTACCCCAGATGAAGCTGGGGAAAGttgcaagaacaagaaaactCCCTTTGGGACATCTCCTGCCTCCGTCGTCGATATTTAAGAACCGATAATATTCAGTATCACGTTCAATCTGGATCTACTCAATCGTTATTTCGATTCATGTCAAGGAAATGGCGTTTACAATTACTGAATCCCAAGGCGTGGACATGACTCCTgccaaaaaagacaaaacaaatcACGACGATGCCATCTCACGCCATGTATCCAACAACCGAGAATTCGAGGGCGAAAGTAAGGCCTACGACGAAGAAACACAACGTGCCATCGAAGGAGATGCACACTTCCATCGTCTCAGCTGGGGCCGCCTGACTGTGGTTCTCATTGTAGAGGCCATTGCTCTCGGGAGCCTCAGCTTACCAGCTGCCTTTGCAACACTGGGCATGGTGGCAGGTGTAATATTGTGCATTGGTGTCGGTCTAGTGGCCATGTATGCGAGCTACGTTCTTGGAGAGGTCAAACTGCGATATCCTGAAGTTGCTCATTATGCAGACATTGGGCGGCTGATGATGGGAGGCTTTGGATCGAAGCTTTTCAGCATCATTTTTGCTTCGCAGCTGATTCTCATCACGGGATCGCATTGTCTGACTGGCACGATTGCTTTTGAAACCATTACTGGAAGCGGAATCTGCTCTCTTGCCTTTGGGGTCGTGTCTGCGATTATACTCTTCTTGCTGGCGATCCCGCCGTCGTTTACCGAGGCAGCCATCTTGGGATATATAGATTtcgcttccatcatcataGCAATTGGTATTACTATGATTGCTACCGGAATTCAGAGCTCGAACCAGCCAGGTGGTTTGGGAGCGTCTACTTGGTCAGCTTGGCCTCGAGAAGGTCTGACGTTCTCGGAAGCAATTGTTGCTGTCAATAGCATTGTCTTTGCGTATGCCTTTGCCGGAGCTCAGCCATCTTTCATGGACGAAATGCACACGCCAAAAGATTACATAAAGTCCATTTGGAGCCTAGGAATCATCGAAGTCGTCATCTACACTATTACAGGCGCACTCATCTATGCTTTCGTGGGCCAAGACGTCCAGTCGCCTGCCTTATTATCAGGCGGATCAGTCATTTCT is a window from the Trichoderma atroviride chromosome 5, complete sequence genome containing:
- a CDS encoding uncharacterized protein (EggNog:ENOG41~TransMembrane:2 (o487-504i1062-1083o)) — its product is MATPTSAAADRFRLLVESLPDEERELFGSCSNADKLLNNIETLESKNRNKGKDWRRYMELTETFIEAVQPMFKVLDTFNLVDPTQVASLWGGVRIVLQVTMNFVSFYGKIATSLREISHMVLFFKEVKVNNLVLESETLKCLLESTFAEIIDFLAGIVGLFYTGQGKAKSRLCIYSGAALKPFRYDQVLTQLKEYRSAVTSELIRIQALEIHSFSLSGTQMQRKFENESNEAMLQRFKRWLAPTTYTSRYEDAQSLRTPSTSQWIFDDPAYKKWLSVQDESALLWIHGKPGAGKTILAATLVEHLKDVDANTFYFFFDSLQSSSKASLDAYAAILSQILHKNPSNSQILDLINFAIHFATDGQPRATVKEAADLLELCLQLTEFEGMTLVLDGLDECADAPKELIPLIRRISSQNKTRLILLGRSTVRGYLKGISSVEDLPIGDSNFHDIRAYIKDELEACINDDLLPKELDIEATAEKLSRRADAMFLWARLMMAYLALPSLLMSERMEAIREVDMPEGLEIMYERILVQIYKASKTSFKLAAHVFTYLLYGNRELKERELEDSVVSRKRGGIDEPSRSFPNFVDTILLVCGGFVEKSKRGSFRFVHASVYDYFEAEPQRRTRGCSQFQDPILVSTRVAANLRIATQCLEYVNYALPEKRLVPLETARSQLEKQFPLGEYATSNWCTHMIATNGTMIEVQNAYKEAPDAYGDFILALCQLLSRPPTVSAWIQSCYSFHQEPPYLCLMEWVAQSSLPGFPWRQYSPRIDDIIPDIRNLAQYLNRVIIDWSVHLHEDPSCIFDEVAAFINSEYTTRPSDIIVKKLTSATTPAPNVSSEPLHRISKMMPDGKKDYVLSIYPSIAYLKWSRHLDWDSDFSEIELYSQGWIAQLEIFDIDKSYDEAIACLEMNIDAKEVFLQFTQSLMCSPSGAVIQFPISLSGDGRAFTILRTVYSLKETPDGLGVASHALALNASHKFWQPKILSTWKPHAKILYLYWIYFDNQGQYLCFVEQFLDSDLTVSAFRHNRIQSVDTAPKFIAKVSIPLGRGLVEGYPGRNRKEFKLAFHPFVGAIVVAGCKYSAFLWNFDNRRPLHPLNSDSGGELEMLSFTSDGKSVVWKRSGNLPFAISVESKLLPKPHQPGNLFGLSSKSSTSSLVISRKATNRVNLTPRRTPNEKKNGGHKSRLLQPPSPGSSHAATFRAGAGGAIRPYGSGTLTNEAGKDEKDVFLMVSGKKVITSRVPSSKSNENAGTTNENNHEKQLELRNNQNLILTRIPNLAFKAATPTIVFPREEGDPVRIVLDKDSTIANRVNPSQGSSSASGNLLSHQNSPVIVERQFRSIQRQNQYGTQKPLLLSLPEQPENDVAQLDEDAEANTVETTERDKNTLATYDTAVITGSPPAEVNECTVLSVPLAPNPTTSTTESSHDNAGPTKEKSLRKKLFGTLPSLLRRKKKK
- a CDS encoding uncharacterized protein (EggNog:ENOG41~TransMembrane:11 (i66-86o92-112i140-163o169-190i202-222o242-262i282-303o323-344i365-384o396-417i438-458o)) — translated: MAFTITESQGVDMTPAKKDKTNHDDAISRHVSNNREFEGESKAYDEETQRAIEGDAHFHRLSWGRLTVVLIVEAIALGSLSLPAAFATLGMVAGVILCIGVGLVAMYASYVLGEVKLRYPEVAHYADIGRLMMGGFGSKLFSIIFASQLILITGSHCLTGTIAFETITGSGICSLAFGVVSAIILFLLAIPPSFTEAAILGYIDFASIIIAIGITMIATGIQSSNQPGGLGASTWSAWPREGLTFSEAIVAVNSIVFAYAFAGAQPSFMDEMHTPKDYIKSIWSLGIIEVVIYTITGALIYAFVGQDVQSPALLSGGSVISRITFGVALPVIFISGSINTTVVARFIHGRIYKNSVARYVNTAKGWISWLAVVGTVTVIAWIIAEAIPFFSELLSISSSLFVSGLSFYLPPVMWFVLLKEGKWHERHNWKSAFFNGSVFIIGMIILVCGTYASIVELIQKFQKHAVNRPFTCQSLV
- a CDS encoding uncharacterized protein (EggNog:ENOG41), which codes for MSKHAPPPGAKSINEILDEARSHLIRIDPAQLLTELQTPASHGPTHVIDIRPAAQREREGAFAFPSTLDTSAAKHTVSIIERNVLEWRLDPQNDSRIKELVDEFGYDTRVVITCSEGYTSSLAARELQKLGLSRATDLNGGYWAWKRHLEGQASS